TGCGAAGTCGGTCAGGCAAAGATAACGAAGGCATACAATCTAAATGCGAAGTATGTAATTCATACCGTAGGACCTGTCTGGCATGGTGGAAATAGGAACGAGGAGGAGTTGCTGGCTGACTGCTATAGGAATTCACTTGCGATTGCCAAGGAGTACAATATCAAGAGTATTGCATTTCCAATCATTTCATCAGGCACTTCCGGATACCCAAAGGACAGGGCTCTTGAAACGGCAATATCTGTTATTGGAGACTTTCTGATTGAAAATGACATGGATATTTTTCTTGTGGTGTACGACAAGGAGACATTCGGGATATCGGAGAAACTGTCTTCGTCAATCAAGCATTACATAGACGAAAACTATATAGAAGAGAATGATTTAAAATCCGATTCGTTTTACAACTTGGAAGAAATGTC
This DNA window, taken from Peptostreptococcaceae bacterium, encodes the following:
- a CDS encoding macro domain-containing protein → CEVGQAKITKAYNLNAKYVIHTVGPVWHGGNRNEEELLADCYRNSLAIAKEYNIKSIAFPIISSGTSGYPKDRALETAISVIGDFLIENDMDIFLVVYDKETFGISEKLSSSIKHYIDENYIEENDLKSDSFYNLEEMSVYELQRRYASSLDDVLAHLDETFSETLLSLIDKRKMTDVEAYKTANVSGKLFSKIRSNKDYHPSKSTALAFAIALNLNLDETRDLLLRAGFALSNSSKVDVIVRYFIEKRNYDIFNVNIVLFDRNQKQLGGRMYAE